A window from Agrobacterium tumefaciens encodes these proteins:
- the proP gene encoding glycine betaine/L-proline transporter ProP gives MNSQIQASPLSIDDVTVIDDEKVKKAVTAAALGNAMEWFDFGVYGFVAYAVGKVFFPEAAPAVQTVAALATFSVPFLIRPLGGIFFGAMGDKFGRQKVLSLTIIIMAASTFCIGLIPGYATIGIWAPILLLLCKLVQGFSVGGEYTGAAIFVAEYAPDRKRGYLGSWLDFGSIAGFVLGAGFVVLLSTAMGEAKFIDWGWRIPFFLAAPLGLIGLYLRHAAEETPAFTERLQRAEEEDRQSLKERPMVPIAEIAREHARSLAICIGMVLVTNVTYYMLLTYMPTYLSKTLDYSEDHGVLIIIAVMVGMLFVQPAIGLLSDRIGRKPFLAVGSTAILLFSLPAFHLIASGQVVQIFFGLLILAVALNCLIGIMASTLPALFPARIRYSALAIAFNISIIVAGLTPTVTAWLVEVTENIYMPAYYLMVAAVFGIVTTFFLKETANRPLYGDTPNASSRKEAKSLLAEQYLHIEKSVEEIDEELVKLEEQKKILQAKRDELVGRHPDLT, from the coding sequence TTGAACAGTCAGATTCAGGCCAGCCCGCTGAGCATTGACGACGTGACAGTCATTGATGACGAGAAGGTCAAAAAAGCGGTGACGGCAGCCGCCCTCGGCAACGCCATGGAGTGGTTCGACTTCGGCGTCTACGGTTTTGTCGCCTATGCCGTCGGCAAGGTCTTCTTTCCCGAGGCCGCTCCCGCCGTTCAGACGGTCGCGGCGCTTGCGACATTTTCGGTGCCGTTTCTCATTCGTCCGCTGGGCGGCATTTTCTTCGGTGCGATGGGCGACAAGTTCGGGCGACAGAAAGTCCTCTCCCTCACCATTATCATCATGGCCGCCAGCACCTTCTGCATCGGTCTCATTCCGGGCTATGCGACCATCGGCATATGGGCGCCCATCCTACTGCTGCTCTGCAAGCTCGTTCAGGGCTTTTCCGTCGGCGGCGAATATACCGGTGCGGCCATCTTCGTGGCGGAATATGCGCCGGACCGCAAACGCGGTTATCTCGGAAGCTGGCTCGATTTCGGTTCGATTGCCGGCTTTGTGCTTGGCGCTGGGTTCGTCGTGCTACTCAGCACCGCCATGGGGGAAGCGAAATTCATCGACTGGGGCTGGCGCATCCCGTTCTTCCTGGCCGCGCCGCTCGGGCTCATCGGCCTTTATCTCCGCCACGCCGCGGAAGAAACCCCGGCTTTCACCGAACGGCTGCAGCGTGCTGAAGAAGAGGATCGCCAGTCGCTCAAGGAGCGGCCGATGGTGCCGATCGCGGAAATTGCCAGAGAGCATGCCCGATCGCTGGCGATCTGCATCGGCATGGTTCTCGTCACCAACGTGACCTATTACATGCTGCTCACCTACATGCCTACCTATCTGTCGAAAACGCTTGACTACAGCGAGGATCACGGCGTTCTCATCATCATCGCAGTCATGGTCGGCATGCTGTTCGTCCAGCCTGCCATAGGGTTGCTGAGTGACCGGATCGGCCGCAAGCCGTTTCTTGCCGTCGGCAGCACGGCGATCCTGTTATTCTCGCTGCCGGCCTTTCATCTCATCGCCAGCGGCCAGGTGGTGCAGATATTCTTCGGGCTGCTTATTCTCGCAGTCGCACTCAATTGCCTGATCGGCATCATGGCCTCGACCCTGCCCGCACTCTTTCCGGCCCGCATCCGCTACAGCGCGCTGGCAATCGCCTTCAACATCTCGATCATCGTCGCCGGGCTGACACCAACGGTAACCGCCTGGCTGGTGGAGGTGACCGAAAACATCTACATGCCAGCCTATTACCTCATGGTCGCAGCCGTTTTCGGCATCGTCACGACCTTCTTCCTAAAGGAAACGGCCAACCGGCCGCTTTATGGCGATACACCGAATGCCTCCAGTCGAAAGGAAGCGAAATCGCTTCTGGCCGAGCAATATCTGCATATCGAAAAAAGCGTCGAAGAGATTGACGAGGAACTCGTCAAACTGGAGGAGCAGAAGAAGATACTGCAGGCCAAACGCGACGAACTCGTCGGGCGTCATCCCGACCTGACCTGA
- a CDS encoding PRC-barrel domain-containing protein, giving the protein MDHTNHVRLVETELTPSVLEGATVYGADDHKVGKVDHVHGVGAGSTAIIDVGGFLGIGAKPVAVPLSDLDFMRDEDGDVHAVTSWTKDQLKDMPEHHH; this is encoded by the coding sequence ATGGACCATACCAATCACGTACGCCTGGTTGAAACGGAACTCACACCCTCGGTGCTCGAAGGCGCGACCGTTTATGGTGCGGACGACCACAAGGTCGGCAAGGTTGACCATGTCCACGGCGTTGGGGCCGGCAGCACCGCGATCATCGATGTCGGCGGTTTTCTCGGCATTGGCGCAAAGCCGGTCGCAGTCCCGCTCAGCGACCTTGATTTCATGCGCGACGAGGACGGCGACGTCCACGCAGTGACCTCATGGACCAAGGACCAGCTGAAGGACATGCCTGAGCATCACCACTAA
- a CDS encoding putative bifunctional diguanylate cyclase/phosphodiesterase: MKILIAVQKLLDFMSVRSDNPDLLKAQYRAFTRQMPMMYFILLSSTWALAITHMQLAPLWLTVGVPAVFTVGCTLRVAFWWRTRGIDPRPEMALAALRRTNRLAAGIALAFTLWSFLLVPYGDAYTRSHVAFYMAITVISCIFCLMYVRSAAFTVTLIVNGAFIAFFVASRQPTFIAIAINVLLVCAGMMSILLTNYRNFERMVVSQQRTEALSNENLLLANIDSLTGLPNRRAFFAHLEAELENAREKGTRLALGVIDLDGFKPVNDLYGHSVGDRLLINVSKRLTDNLKASKAFRLGGDEFAIVAPIIPDDVQLVANANAISEELRAPYHMPEGTVHVSASMGIAVFPHLASTLEQLFDRADYALYHAKKTRRGDAVLFDAEHEKQINIEARIENLLKQSDVKNELSVMFQPIVDIRDGKTAGFEALARWHSPVLGHVPPAQFFAIAERAGIVSSLTRPLLKMALASASAWDPSLRLSFNLSAQDLNSHEGVLSLIGIIENSCFDARRLDLEITETAFAHDFEQVRQSVDILRRLGCGISLDDFGTGYSSLTRLHALPLTKIKIDRSFVTDLHERPASYKIVKSLLALSRDMELECVVEGVETPAELATLESLGATLVQGYIYAPPLREWDVAEFLSGQIRVGRTATGKS; encoded by the coding sequence ATGAAAATACTGATCGCCGTACAAAAACTGCTCGACTTCATGTCTGTTCGGTCTGACAATCCCGACCTTTTGAAAGCGCAGTACAGAGCCTTCACCCGGCAGATGCCGATGATGTATTTCATTTTGCTCTCAAGCACATGGGCGCTTGCCATTACGCATATGCAATTGGCGCCGCTTTGGCTCACCGTCGGGGTTCCCGCCGTTTTTACCGTCGGCTGCACCCTTCGGGTCGCTTTCTGGTGGAGGACACGGGGTATCGATCCCCGGCCGGAGATGGCACTTGCCGCCCTTCGCCGCACCAACCGCCTGGCCGCCGGCATCGCGCTCGCCTTCACGCTTTGGTCTTTTTTGCTGGTGCCCTATGGAGATGCCTATACGAGATCCCATGTCGCCTTCTACATGGCGATCACCGTCATCTCCTGCATTTTCTGCCTGATGTATGTGCGGTCCGCCGCCTTCACGGTGACACTCATCGTCAATGGCGCTTTCATCGCCTTTTTTGTGGCGTCACGGCAACCGACATTCATTGCCATCGCCATCAACGTTCTGCTGGTCTGTGCCGGCATGATGTCCATCCTGCTGACCAATTACCGCAACTTCGAGCGCATGGTCGTTTCACAGCAGCGCACGGAGGCGCTCAGCAACGAAAACCTGCTGCTTGCCAATATCGACAGTCTGACGGGACTGCCGAACCGCCGCGCCTTTTTCGCCCATCTTGAGGCCGAGCTCGAAAATGCCCGAGAAAAGGGAACCCGGCTGGCGCTGGGGGTCATCGATCTCGACGGCTTCAAGCCGGTCAACGATCTCTACGGACACTCGGTGGGAGACCGGCTGCTGATCAATGTCAGCAAGCGTCTCACCGACAATCTGAAAGCCAGCAAGGCTTTTCGACTAGGCGGTGACGAATTCGCCATCGTCGCCCCGATCATACCGGATGACGTGCAACTCGTCGCGAACGCCAATGCGATTTCCGAAGAATTGAGGGCGCCTTACCATATGCCGGAGGGAACGGTGCATGTTTCCGCATCGATGGGAATAGCGGTCTTTCCGCACCTCGCCTCCACGCTGGAGCAGCTTTTCGACAGGGCGGATTATGCCCTTTACCATGCCAAGAAAACCCGGCGCGGCGATGCCGTCCTGTTTGATGCGGAACACGAAAAGCAGATCAATATCGAAGCCCGCATCGAGAATCTGCTCAAGCAGAGCGATGTGAAAAACGAACTTTCGGTGATGTTTCAGCCGATCGTGGATATACGCGACGGAAAAACGGCGGGCTTTGAAGCGCTGGCCCGCTGGCACAGCCCGGTTCTCGGGCATGTGCCGCCTGCGCAATTCTTCGCCATCGCGGAACGGGCCGGCATCGTGAGTTCGCTGACCCGGCCGCTTCTGAAGATGGCACTGGCGTCGGCATCGGCATGGGATCCTTCCCTGCGCCTCTCATTCAACCTTTCCGCCCAGGACCTCAACTCCCACGAGGGCGTGCTGTCCCTGATCGGCATCATCGAAAATAGCTGTTTCGACGCCCGCCGTCTCGATCTTGAAATCACCGAGACGGCCTTTGCCCATGATTTCGAGCAGGTGAGGCAATCGGTCGATATCCTGCGCCGTCTCGGCTGCGGCATTTCACTTGATGATTTCGGCACCGGATATTCCAGCCTCACCCGGCTGCACGCATTGCCGTTGACCAAGATCAAGATCGACCGCAGCTTCGTCACCGATCTGCACGAAAGACCAGCCAGCTACAAGATCGTGAAATCGCTTCTTGCCCTCAGCCGGGACATGGAGCTGGAATGCGTGGTCGAAGGGGTGGAAACGCCAGCAGAACTCGCCACACTGGAAAGCCTCGGCGCCACGCTGGTGCAGGGCTATATTTATGCACCGCCGCTGAGGGAGTGGGACGTGGCCGAGTTTCTTTCGGGGCAAATACGCGTAGGCCGCACGGCCACCGGCAAAAGCTAG
- a CDS encoding metallophosphoesterase family protein, which translates to MLTSLLPSVAVIADAHFHDTAADFGFTGIEVDGQRITMRSWSETRDSTRVFNESADALHAALEEVRQRGIRHVVLLGDYTDDGQRATTQTLKGILERHRDAHGTAFYALPGNHDVFGPCGRHQTKEFLVENGERLSVSSDANRAGERVVISERMYCEGYPEGLGPMTAFGYFRQPDYLHWETPFGLSDAPQDRLYEVRSLDGRNVYTLMDASYLVEPEPGLWLMMIDANIFEPRDGSFKRGEEAAFIDSTGAGWNALLRCKPFILDWIADVRARAEALGKTLLGFSHYPALDPFDGAISVESALFGETTAVRRMPRKAVENALIKAGLAVHFSGHLHVEGVTRRRKGEKSLTNIAVPSLVAFPPAFKVVHPSRQEIAVETVEMAHLPVNGRICRGYAQEMTLAGEAQDRAFAARDYGGFLRAHQRALITHRYFPREWRAEFVAAMAGKTVRDVVGLLGEKSIASEQADMPMIELITDWYCLRQGVGLALPHIAPQRLTLYRILAERLGREADRHDGSVKSFLEIFFAALGLFLDRAEASPRRVEIEPARKHEPVSV; encoded by the coding sequence ATGCTGACATCTTTGCTTCCTTCCGTTGCCGTCATTGCCGACGCGCATTTTCATGACACGGCCGCGGATTTCGGATTTACTGGGATCGAGGTCGATGGCCAGCGCATCACCATGCGCAGCTGGTCGGAAACGCGCGACTCCACCCGGGTTTTTAACGAGAGCGCCGATGCGCTGCACGCGGCGCTGGAAGAGGTGCGGCAGCGCGGCATTCGCCATGTGGTGCTGCTGGGCGACTACACCGATGACGGCCAGCGCGCGACGACACAAACGCTGAAGGGCATTCTTGAGCGCCATCGCGATGCCCATGGCACCGCCTTTTATGCGCTGCCCGGAAACCACGATGTTTTCGGGCCGTGCGGCCGGCATCAAACCAAGGAGTTCCTGGTGGAGAACGGCGAGCGCCTCTCCGTCTCGAGCGATGCGAACCGGGCAGGGGAACGGGTCGTTATCAGCGAGCGCATGTATTGCGAAGGCTACCCGGAAGGTCTCGGCCCCATGACGGCCTTCGGTTATTTCCGACAGCCGGATTATCTGCATTGGGAAACACCTTTCGGCCTCTCCGATGCGCCGCAGGACCGGCTCTATGAGGTGCGCTCCCTCGACGGCCGCAATGTCTATACTCTGATGGATGCCTCCTATCTGGTCGAGCCGGAGCCTGGCCTCTGGCTCATGATGATCGACGCCAATATTTTCGAACCGCGCGACGGCAGCTTTAAACGAGGCGAGGAGGCGGCCTTCATCGACAGCACCGGCGCCGGCTGGAATGCGCTTCTGCGCTGCAAACCGTTCATTCTCGACTGGATCGCCGATGTGCGCGCCAGGGCAGAAGCGCTCGGCAAGACTTTGCTCGGCTTTTCCCATTATCCGGCGCTCGATCCCTTTGATGGTGCAATCAGCGTGGAAAGCGCCCTGTTCGGCGAAACCACCGCCGTGCGGCGCATGCCGCGCAAGGCGGTGGAGAACGCGCTGATAAAGGCCGGACTTGCCGTGCATTTCAGCGGGCATCTGCATGTGGAAGGGGTTACACGGCGCAGGAAGGGGGAGAAATCACTCACCAATATCGCCGTTCCGTCGCTCGTCGCTTTCCCACCGGCTTTCAAGGTCGTCCACCCGTCGCGTCAGGAAATCGCCGTGGAAACGGTGGAGATGGCCCATCTGCCGGTGAATGGCCGCATCTGCCGTGGATATGCGCAGGAAATGACACTTGCCGGCGAGGCGCAGGACCGGGCCTTTGCGGCGCGCGATTACGGCGGCTTTCTGCGCGCCCACCAGCGGGCATTGATCACGCATCGTTATTTCCCCCGGGAATGGAGGGCGGAATTCGTTGCGGCGATGGCCGGTAAAACGGTGCGGGATGTCGTTGGCCTACTCGGGGAAAAGAGCATTGCCTCTGAACAGGCCGATATGCCGATGATCGAGCTTATCACTGACTGGTATTGCCTGCGCCAGGGCGTGGGGCTGGCCCTGCCACATATCGCGCCTCAGCGGCTTACCCTTTACCGGATACTGGCTGAGCGTCTCGGCCGCGAGGCTGATCGCCATGACGGTTCCGTTAAAAGTTTTCTCGAAATCTTCTTTGCTGCACTCGGCCTGTTTCTCGATCGCGCCGAAGCGAGCCCGCGGCGCGTGGAGATTGAGCCTGCACGGAAACACGAGCCTGTTTCCGTGTGA
- a CDS encoding TerC family protein: MEFLADPNIWIGLVTLIVLEVVLGIDNLVFIAILADKLPPHQRHRARIVGLSLALIMRLLLLFSISWIVTLTRPLFTVADFSFSGRDLILILGGAFLLAKGTMELHERLEGDQKPKQGKVVHAVFWQVIVQIVVLDAVFSLDSVITAVGMVNNLWVMITAVCVAMAVMMAASRPLMAFVSKHPTVVILCLGFLLMIGFSLIVEGFGFHLPKGYLYAAIGFSVLIEAANQIGRRNREKRITAGDMRERTSDAILRLLGGRIGEQPSLGETADVIAAQAAQGDLFKSEEKDMIRGVLTLAERPVISIMTPRTEIDWLDIDADHDTLRSRLLELDHSRLMLAQGKLDSFLGVAATRDLLRDLLHDGKLNLERSLREPLVVHESATALQVMEQLRTSPLQMAVIIDEYGTLQGIATPTDILEAIAGEFPDEGEEAQISGLNEDGSWLIDGTVDIRRVSYLLDIDLVDDADRYSTIAGYILWRLSRLPEIGERISGEGFEFEIVSCSDRNIEKIRAWNTSLAA, translated from the coding sequence ATGGAATTCCTCGCAGATCCGAATATATGGATCGGCCTCGTCACCCTTATCGTTCTCGAAGTCGTCCTCGGCATCGACAATCTCGTCTTCATCGCGATCCTTGCCGACAAATTACCGCCGCACCAGCGCCATCGGGCGCGGATCGTCGGCCTGTCGCTTGCGCTCATCATGCGCCTCCTGCTGCTGTTTTCGATTTCATGGATCGTCACGCTGACGCGGCCGCTTTTCACCGTCGCGGATTTCTCCTTTTCCGGTCGCGATCTCATCCTCATCCTCGGCGGCGCCTTCCTGCTCGCCAAGGGCACGATGGAACTGCACGAACGGCTGGAGGGTGACCAGAAGCCGAAACAGGGCAAGGTGGTGCATGCGGTCTTCTGGCAGGTCATCGTGCAGATCGTCGTGCTCGACGCCGTCTTCTCGCTCGACAGCGTCATCACCGCCGTCGGCATGGTCAATAATCTCTGGGTGATGATTACCGCCGTCTGCGTGGCCATGGCCGTGATGATGGCGGCTTCGCGGCCGCTGATGGCCTTCGTGTCGAAACACCCGACCGTGGTCATTCTCTGCCTTGGTTTTCTCCTGATGATCGGCTTCAGCCTGATCGTCGAGGGTTTCGGTTTCCATCTGCCCAAGGGTTATCTTTATGCCGCCATCGGTTTTTCCGTGCTCATCGAGGCGGCAAACCAGATCGGCCGGCGCAACCGTGAAAAGCGCATCACCGCCGGTGATATGCGCGAGCGCACCTCCGATGCCATTTTGCGACTTCTGGGTGGCCGGATCGGCGAACAGCCGTCCCTTGGCGAGACCGCCGACGTTATTGCCGCGCAGGCCGCGCAAGGCGATTTGTTCAAATCCGAAGAAAAGGACATGATCCGCGGGGTGCTCACGCTTGCCGAACGCCCCGTCATCTCCATCATGACGCCACGAACGGAGATCGACTGGCTCGATATCGACGCCGATCACGACACGTTAAGAAGCCGCCTGCTGGAACTCGACCATTCCCGGCTGATGCTGGCGCAGGGCAAGCTGGACTCCTTCCTCGGCGTCGCCGCCACCAGAGACCTGCTACGCGATCTGCTGCATGACGGAAAACTGAACCTCGAACGCTCGCTGCGCGAACCCCTTGTCGTGCATGAAAGCGCCACGGCCTTGCAGGTCATGGAACAGCTGCGCACATCGCCACTCCAGATGGCCGTCATCATCGACGAATACGGCACGCTTCAGGGTATCGCCACGCCCACGGACATCCTTGAGGCGATTGCGGGCGAGTTTCCGGACGAGGGCGAAGAAGCCCAGATTTCCGGCCTCAATGAAGATGGCTCCTGGCTGATCGACGGAACCGTCGATATCCGACGCGTCTCCTATCTCCTTGATATCGATCTGGTGGATGATGCCGACCGTTACTCCACGATTGCCGGCTACATCCTCTGGCGCCTCAGCCGCCTTCCCGAAATCGGCGAACGTATTTCCGGCGAAGGGTTCGAGTTCGAGATCGTTTCCTGCTCGGACAGGAACATTGAAAAAATACGGGCATGGAACACCAGCCTTGCCGCTTGA
- a CDS encoding DUF1402 family protein, with translation MSLFAKSTRAAAVLLALTFLPSYAAAQQMVVVPPGNRSAEQPEIPQASAIRTKAFSTTYEEKFRKTVDLLNSEPGLLGKIRKAGAAYGIDPIHIVGAIVGEHTFNVSAVDRMQTYYIKAISYAELDIKFSYNGVALKTFLQRPEFRSCEALTTTSEQWSCRDTVWDQSFRGKVVDGASYEAISFQRAFFQPFYAGQTFGLGQISPLTALQVTDLVNKTSGLPKLSADRPKDIYRDVMDPDRSILYIAAIIRDSIDAYREKGFDISGNPGITATLYNVGQPRRRAERLRTAVDAGAKKLLPVENYYGWLINDRLDVLKNILDGKALDRRTTSDIGEKKQ, from the coding sequence ATGAGCCTGTTTGCGAAGTCCACCCGCGCGGCCGCTGTCCTTCTGGCGCTGACCTTCCTGCCTTCTTATGCCGCAGCCCAGCAGATGGTCGTTGTGCCCCCCGGTAACCGCTCGGCAGAACAGCCCGAAATACCGCAGGCCTCGGCCATCAGGACGAAAGCCTTCTCCACGACCTACGAGGAAAAATTCCGCAAGACGGTCGATCTCCTGAACAGTGAACCCGGCCTGCTGGGCAAGATCAGGAAGGCCGGTGCGGCCTACGGCATCGACCCGATCCACATCGTTGGCGCGATCGTCGGGGAACATACCTTCAACGTCTCGGCCGTGGATCGCATGCAGACCTATTATATCAAGGCCATCTCCTATGCCGAACTCGATATCAAGTTCAGCTATAACGGCGTGGCCCTGAAGACATTTCTCCAGCGGCCGGAATTCCGCTCCTGCGAAGCCCTTACCACCACGTCGGAACAATGGAGCTGCCGCGATACCGTCTGGGACCAGAGCTTCCGTGGCAAGGTAGTGGATGGCGCGAGCTATGAGGCAATCTCCTTCCAGCGGGCCTTCTTCCAGCCCTTTTACGCGGGGCAGACTTTCGGGCTCGGCCAGATCAGCCCGCTGACGGCCCTGCAGGTCACCGATCTCGTGAACAAAACGAGCGGCCTGCCGAAACTCTCGGCAGACAGGCCGAAGGATATCTACCGCGACGTCATGGATCCCGACCGCAGCATCCTCTACATCGCCGCCATCATCAGGGATTCCATCGACGCCTACAGGGAAAAGGGCTTCGACATTTCCGGCAACCCCGGCATCACCGCCACGCTCTACAATGTCGGCCAACCAAGACGACGCGCGGAACGACTGCGGACCGCCGTGGATGCCGGCGCAAAAAAACTGCTGCCGGTTGAAAACTATTATGGATGGCTGATCAACGACCGTCTCGACGTCCTGAAAAACATTCTCGACGGCAAGGCCCTCGACCGGCGCACGACCTCCGATATCGGCGAGAAAAAGCAATAA
- a CDS encoding transglutaminase-like cysteine peptidase: protein MTHLIKSLQACFILAVVGLAAPAQASPSMQTGRITSQPVGHYDFCQRHSAECQPIKEMPPLSLTPDVWATLVSVNNAVNTEIDQRTDMEVWGYEDYWEYPYNGAGDCEDLALEKRKRLMDAGLPVSDLLITVVRDEKGDGHAILTVRTDRGDFILDNMKSKIFRWDETPYTYLKRQSTEHAGRWVDIEGSGSPAIAAREVGRATATSATSRRNILDIIMGR from the coding sequence ATGACCCATCTCATCAAATCGCTGCAAGCATGTTTCATTCTGGCCGTCGTGGGTTTGGCCGCGCCGGCGCAGGCGTCTCCCTCGATGCAGACGGGCAGGATCACGTCACAACCCGTCGGGCACTATGACTTCTGCCAGCGGCATTCGGCTGAATGCCAGCCGATCAAGGAAATGCCGCCGCTCAGTCTTACCCCTGATGTCTGGGCTACCCTCGTTTCGGTCAACAATGCCGTCAATACCGAGATTGACCAGCGGACCGACATGGAAGTGTGGGGTTACGAAGATTATTGGGAATATCCCTATAACGGCGCGGGAGACTGCGAGGACCTTGCGCTGGAGAAACGGAAGCGGCTTATGGATGCCGGTTTGCCGGTTTCCGACCTGCTGATCACCGTCGTCAGGGACGAAAAAGGCGATGGCCACGCCATCCTCACGGTGAGAACTGACCGCGGAGATTTCATTCTCGACAATATGAAGTCGAAGATTTTTCGCTGGGACGAAACGCCCTATACCTATCTCAAGCGTCAATCCACGGAGCATGCCGGTCGGTGGGTGGATATTGAAGGCTCCGGTTCGCCCGCCATCGCCGCCCGTGAGGTTGGCCGCGCCACCGCCACCTCCGCCACCTCGCGTCGCAACATCCTCGACATCATCATGGGGCGCTGA
- a CDS encoding ABC transporter ATP-binding protein has product MTLQIELSGVNKYYGAFHALKNIDLSIKKGTFVALVGPSGCGKSTLLRSLAGLESISAGDMRIAGTLMNGVPPRKRDVAMVFQSYALYPHMTVEENLTYSLRMRGVAKAEARKAAEEVAATTGLSKLMKRYPRELSGGQRQRVAMSRAIIRNPQAFLFDEPLSNLDAALRVHMRKEIRALHDRLHATSVYVTHDQIEAMTMADHVVVMRDGVIEQQGTPLELYDRPVNRFVAGFIGSPAMNFIPAVVSPDGASLLLQFGEGEPQQSIGNPAPLPPGKRIIVGIRPEHIRPATAIGAALTLPVSAVETTGSATFLTLGTSTEVVIAIQGRSEVRSGEVVGLDINPTDLHLFDEETGAGLGGR; this is encoded by the coding sequence ATGACCCTTCAGATCGAACTTTCCGGCGTCAACAAATATTACGGCGCTTTCCATGCTCTGAAAAATATCGACCTTTCCATCAAGAAGGGCACCTTCGTCGCACTTGTCGGTCCTTCCGGCTGCGGCAAGTCCACCCTTTTGCGCTCGCTGGCCGGGCTGGAGAGCATCTCGGCAGGCGATATGCGCATTGCCGGCACGCTCATGAACGGTGTGCCGCCGCGAAAGCGCGATGTGGCCATGGTGTTCCAGTCCTATGCGCTCTATCCGCATATGACGGTGGAGGAAAACCTCACCTATTCGCTGCGCATGCGCGGCGTCGCCAAGGCAGAAGCCCGCAAGGCAGCGGAAGAGGTTGCGGCCACGACCGGACTTTCCAAGCTGATGAAGCGTTATCCGCGCGAACTCTCCGGCGGCCAGCGCCAGCGTGTGGCCATGAGCCGGGCGATCATCCGCAACCCGCAGGCCTTCCTGTTCGATGAGCCGCTTTCCAACCTCGATGCGGCGTTGCGCGTCCATATGCGCAAGGAAATCCGCGCGCTGCATGATCGCCTGCATGCAACCTCGGTCTATGTCACGCATGACCAGATCGAGGCGATGACCATGGCCGATCATGTCGTCGTCATGCGCGATGGTGTGATCGAGCAGCAGGGCACGCCGCTCGAACTCTACGACCGCCCGGTCAATCGTTTCGTTGCAGGCTTCATCGGCTCGCCGGCGATGAATTTCATTCCGGCCGTGGTCAGCCCGGACGGCGCTTCGCTCCTGCTGCAATTCGGCGAAGGCGAGCCGCAGCAGTCCATCGGAAACCCGGCTCCCTTACCGCCCGGCAAGCGCATCATTGTCGGTATCAGGCCGGAACATATCCGGCCCGCAACAGCAATCGGTGCGGCGCTGACGTTACCCGTTTCGGCCGTGGAAACCACCGGTTCTGCCACTTTCCTCACCCTCGGCACATCGACCGAAGTGGTCATCGCGATACAGGGACGCAGTGAGGTCAGGAGCGGCGAAGTCGTCGGCCTCGACATCAACCCGACCGACCTGCATTTGTTCGATGAAGAAACGGGAGCCGGCCTCGGAGGCCGGTGA
- a CDS encoding carbohydrate ABC transporter permease: protein MSITNRNRLMLAIAIILAIIYLFPLYWMYLTSLKSGSEMFANPPAFWPGDPQWQTYAYVWESRNMGRYLWNSVLIASSAVLLITILGVGCAYVLARYRNVWVDIGLFLILMLQVLPASLMITPIFVGFSQFGLLDYPRLSVILAIAAKSMPFFVVLVRATFMAVPQELEEAALVDGNSRVGAFFYIVLPLARNGILVSAILIFMQAFGEFVYSKSMIQAAELQPASVGLNSFMGPNTSEWNNIMAYATMYVTPILALFILLQRRIVSGLTSGALK, encoded by the coding sequence CTCTTTCCGCTGTACTGGATGTATCTGACCTCGCTCAAAAGCGGCTCGGAAATGTTCGCCAATCCGCCCGCCTTCTGGCCCGGCGACCCGCAATGGCAAACCTATGCCTATGTCTGGGAAAGCCGCAACATGGGGCGTTACCTGTGGAACTCTGTATTGATCGCCTCCAGCGCGGTGCTGCTGATCACCATTCTCGGTGTCGGCTGCGCCTATGTTCTCGCCCGATATCGAAATGTCTGGGTGGATATCGGCCTGTTCCTCATCCTCATGCTGCAAGTCCTGCCGGCATCGCTGATGATCACGCCGATCTTCGTCGGCTTCTCGCAATTCGGGCTTCTGGACTATCCGCGCCTGTCGGTCATCCTTGCCATTGCGGCCAAAAGCATGCCCTTCTTTGTCGTGCTGGTGCGCGCCACCTTCATGGCCGTGCCGCAGGAGCTGGAAGAGGCAGCACTTGTGGATGGTAACTCGCGGGTCGGCGCTTTTTTCTACATCGTGCTGCCGCTGGCCAGAAACGGCATTCTCGTCAGCGCCATTCTCATCTTCATGCAGGCCTTCGGTGAATTCGTTTATTCGAAATCGATGATCCAGGCAGCGGAATTGCAGCCAGCCAGCGTCGGCCTCAATTCCTTCATGGGCCCCAATACCAGCGAATGGAACAACATCATGGCCTATGCGACCATGTATGTGACGCCCATTCTCGCCCTCTTCATTCTCTTGCAGCGCCGCATCGTGTCCGGCCTGACATCAGGAGCGCTCAAATGA